CATTAGGGTTCAGTATTATGCTGATCAATGAATGGCAGAAGAGAAGCTATCAGTTTCTGGTAAGAGGGAAACATCAATTGTTGATTAATTGTATTTTGATGGCCGGGCTTTTGTTTCTGCTGAATTATCTGTTGTTTTCTATTGTCAAGGTTTTATTGGAGATTCCTTCGCCGTTTGCGTTGAGGGGAGCAGGTGTACGGATGATTTTTGTGGTGTGGCTGGTGGAGATGGTGATTGTCAGCCTGACGATGGTTGCTAATTTTTACAGGCAACTGATCGTTCTTCATGAAAAGGCGAACAAACTGGAGGAGAGTGCGATAAAAGCACAGTATGTTGCTTTGCAAAACCAGGTAAATCCGCATTTTCTCTTTAATAACCTGAATACGCTGATCTCGGAAATAGAATATAATCCGGAGAATGCCGTGGTATTTACCCGGCGGTTGTCGGATGTTTACCGGTATATTTTACAAAGCCAGCAGGAGGGACTGGTTACTTTGCGTTCGGAGATAACCTTTTTGAAATCGTTCATATTCCTTCATCAGGTACGGTTAGGGGATTGTCTTTTCGTAGATAACCGGATCGCTCCAGCTCTGCTGGAAAAGAAAATACCGTCTTTTACTTTACAGTTATTGACCGAGAATGTGATCAAGCACAATATAATTAATTCGGATAAACCGATGACCATTCATCTGAGTACTACGGAAGACGGGAAAATGTTGGTAGTAAGTAATCAGATAAGGCTTAAACAAAATGTCGTAAAGTCGGGAACCGGGCTCAGGAATCTCTCTTCCCGGTATAAACTGATGAGTAATCAGGATATTATCGTGGAAAATGATTCGAATTGTTTTACCGTTAAAATACCATTACTGAATGAATAAGATAAGAGCTGCTATTATTGAAGATGAAATTCCGGCAGCCCGTCTGCTGAACAAGATGTTGACGGAGTTGCGTCCCGAATGGGAGATACTGTTATTGCCTGGAAATGTGGAAGGTGCTGTGAAATGGTTTAACAACAATCCGCATCCGGATATTCTGTTCCTGGATATCCAGTTGACAGACGGTGTTTCTTTTTCTTTTATCGAACAGGCAAATCCCGAATGTATGATCGTATTCACAACGGCTTACGATGAATATGCGATCCGTGCCTTCAAAGTGAACAGCATAGATTATTTGTTGAAGCCTATCGATAAGGAACGGTTGAACGAGGCATTGGAGAAGTTTGAAAAACTAGTCTCCAAATATTACAGGGATTTCGGCAAACAGGGGGATATTTTACAAATACTTCAAAATATAACCAGTCCGGCAAAGAAATACAGGACGCGATTCCTTATTTCGGGAGAAGACAAGTTGTTTACTTTGCAAGTGGATGACATCGCTTATTTCTACACGGAGAATAAGATCACTTTTGCCGTTACCCATCAGAATAAAGAATACATTATAGATATGTCTTTGGATAAACTGTGCGAACAACTCGATCCCGACCGTTTTTTCCGGACTAACCGACAAACGGTAGTAAGTGTGCAATCTATCCAGAAAATAGAAAGTTATTTCCTCGGTAAAGTGGTTGTAAAGGTGATCCCGCCTTTTAAAGATAAGATCATTGTAAGCCGCGAGAAGATCAGTGCGTTCAAATCATGGCTGAATTATTAATCTATAACTGTCGGCTCTTAGAGCTTTGATTAAAAAAGCGCATAAATGACACAAATTTGTCAAAAAGTAAACCGGTAAATAGTATTTTTATTTATTAATTTGCGGTATTACTATAAAATGACAAACGAATGAAAAAGCTTATATTATTTATTACTGTTACTACTTTTCTTAGTTATTCTGGGGCTAACGGGCAGTCTGTCCGTTTGACCGACTTGCAGAGTGACCATCTTGAAACTCCGATAGGTATTGATAATCCGGCTCCTCGTCTTTCGTGGAAAATGGAAGACAGCCGGCAAGGGGCAAAACAAACATCTTATCGTGTGTTGGTGGATAAAGACTCGATGAAAGTTGTAAACGGAAATGCCGATATATGGGATACCGGAAAAATAAATTCCGGAGATATGTTGATTACTTATGCGGGTAAACAGCTTGAACCTTTTATTAAATATTACTGGAAGGTGATAGGTGGCGATCTGGAAAATAAAGAAATAGCTTCACCTGTCAGCTCTTTTGAAATGGGGATGATGAATATAAGGAACTGGCAGGGAGCCTGGATAGGCGATGGAAAAGATGTGGACTATCAACCTGCCCCTTATTTCCGTAAGAAGTTTGCAGCCGGTAAAACAATAAAATCGGCACGTGCCTATATTGCTGCTGCCGGATTATATGAGTTATATATCAATGGAGAGAAAATAGGAGATCATCGTCTTGATCCGCTGTATACCCGTTTCGACCGACGTAACTTGTATGTAACTTACGATGTGACCGGGCAGCTTCAGAATGGGGATAATGCCATAGGTGTACTTTTGGGTAATGGATGGTATAATCATCAATCGAAAGCCGTTTGGGATTTCGACCGGGCTCCCTGGCGTAACAGACCTGCTTTCTGTATGGATCTTCGTATCATTTATAATGATGGTAGTATCGAAACTATTCCTACCGATCTTAGTTGGAAAACATCTTCGGGTGCATTAGTTTTCAACAGTATCTATACCGGGGAACATTACGATGCACGTCTCGAACAGACTGGTTGGAATACTCCGGACTTTGATGATTCTAAATGGAATGGAGTAGGATATAGAGGCGTCCCTTCCCAAAATGTTACGGCACAACAAGCCCGTCCGATCCGGAATGTATTGACTCTTCCGGCGAAATCTGTTAACAAAATAGATGAAAAGACGTACGTTTTTGATTTTGGTCAGAATATGTCGGGGGTTACCCGGATAAAAGTATCGGGAGAAAGAGGAACGGAAGTAAGGATTAAACATGGAGAGCGGCTTTTTGATAATGGGCGTATCGATATGTCCAATATTGATGTTTATTATCGGGGAGACAAGGAAAAAGATCCTTTCCAGACAGATATCCTGATCCTTAGCGGTGGTAATGATGAATTTATGGCGAAGTTCAACTACAAAGGATTCCGTTATGTGGAAGTCACCAGCGATAAGCCGTTGGCGCTTGACCAAAACAGCCTGACAGCTTACTTTATGCATAGTGATGTTCCTACGGTAGGACAGATCAGTACTTCGAGCGAACTTGTCAATAAGTTGTGGTGGGCAACCAATAACGCCTACCTGTCGAATTTGATGGGCTATCCGACCGACTGTCCGCAGCGTGAAAAGAACGGATGGACCGGAGACGGGCATTTTGCCATTGAAACGGCTTTGTATAATTTTGACGGAATTACCGTCTATGAGAAATGGTTGGCCGACCATCGCGACGAACAGCAACCCAACGGAGTACTCCCCGATATTATCCCGACAGGCGGATGGGGCTACGGTACCGACAACGGGTTGGACTGGACAAGTACAATTGCCATTATCCCCTGGAACTTATATATGTTTTATGGCGATAGCAAACCACTCTCCGATTGTTATGAGAGCATTAAGCGATATGTCGATTATGTAGACCGTACAAGTCCTAACCATCTGACTACCTGGGGGCGTGGAGATTGGGTTCCGGTCAAATCCCAGTCCAATAAGGAACTTACCTCTTCTATCTATTTTTACGTGGATGCCAGGATATTGGCGAATGCCGCTAAGTTGTTTGATAAAAAGGATGATTATGCCTATTATACAGCATTAGCCGAGAAAATCAAAAATGCGGTAAATGATAAATACCTGAATAAGGAAACTGGTATCTATGCGAATGGTAGCCAGACGGAATTAAGTGTTCCTTTGCAATGGAAAATAGTTCCCGACAATATGATAGCTAAAGTTGCACAAAATCTGGCAAAGAAAGTGGAAGAGG
This is a stretch of genomic DNA from Parabacteroides chongii. It encodes these proteins:
- a CDS encoding LytR/AlgR family response regulator transcription factor, producing the protein MNKIRAAIIEDEIPAARLLNKMLTELRPEWEILLLPGNVEGAVKWFNNNPHPDILFLDIQLTDGVSFSFIEQANPECMIVFTTAYDEYAIRAFKVNSIDYLLKPIDKERLNEALEKFEKLVSKYYRDFGKQGDILQILQNITSPAKKYRTRFLISGEDKLFTLQVDDIAYFYTENKITFAVTHQNKEYIIDMSLDKLCEQLDPDRFFRTNRQTVVSVQSIQKIESYFLGKVVVKVIPPFKDKIIVSREKISAFKSWLNY
- a CDS encoding glycoside hydrolase family 78 protein, coding for MKKLILFITVTTFLSYSGANGQSVRLTDLQSDHLETPIGIDNPAPRLSWKMEDSRQGAKQTSYRVLVDKDSMKVVNGNADIWDTGKINSGDMLITYAGKQLEPFIKYYWKVIGGDLENKEIASPVSSFEMGMMNIRNWQGAWIGDGKDVDYQPAPYFRKKFAAGKTIKSARAYIAAAGLYELYINGEKIGDHRLDPLYTRFDRRNLYVTYDVTGQLQNGDNAIGVLLGNGWYNHQSKAVWDFDRAPWRNRPAFCMDLRIIYNDGSIETIPTDLSWKTSSGALVFNSIYTGEHYDARLEQTGWNTPDFDDSKWNGVGYRGVPSQNVTAQQARPIRNVLTLPAKSVNKIDEKTYVFDFGQNMSGVTRIKVSGERGTEVRIKHGERLFDNGRIDMSNIDVYYRGDKEKDPFQTDILILSGGNDEFMAKFNYKGFRYVEVTSDKPLALDQNSLTAYFMHSDVPTVGQISTSSELVNKLWWATNNAYLSNLMGYPTDCPQREKNGWTGDGHFAIETALYNFDGITVYEKWLADHRDEQQPNGVLPDIIPTGGWGYGTDNGLDWTSTIAIIPWNLYMFYGDSKPLSDCYESIKRYVDYVDRTSPNHLTTWGRGDWVPVKSQSNKELTSSIYFYVDARILANAAKLFDKKDDYAYYTALAEKIKNAVNDKYLNKETGIYANGSQTELSVPLQWKIVPDNMIAKVAQNLAKKVEEAGFHLDVGVLGAKAILNALSENGYPEVAYKVAAQDTYPSWGWWIVNGATTLLENWDLKAERDISDNHMMFGEIGGWFYKGLGGIFPDPEQPGFKHILLRPNFVKELKHFEAQHNSPYGRIISKWEWNKKKIKYEVTVPANSTATLYLPDYIKGDKVIELESGRHNLVLTVSK
- a CDS encoding sensor histidine kinase, with product MQNKYNHYFNFFLFSGLACFSYFFMVLYSDISPQHQNLLISFWAFLLVVFVFNALGFSIMLINEWQKRSYQFLVRGKHQLLINCILMAGLLFLLNYLLFSIVKVLLEIPSPFALRGAGVRMIFVVWLVEMVIVSLTMVANFYRQLIVLHEKANKLEESAIKAQYVALQNQVNPHFLFNNLNTLISEIEYNPENAVVFTRRLSDVYRYILQSQQEGLVTLRSEITFLKSFIFLHQVRLGDCLFVDNRIAPALLEKKIPSFTLQLLTENVIKHNIINSDKPMTIHLSTTEDGKMLVVSNQIRLKQNVVKSGTGLRNLSSRYKLMSNQDIIVENDSNCFTVKIPLLNE